The segment GTGGCTCAATTTTATGTGAGCAAAAACACCGCCTACGGGAAAAGAAAAAAGCAGGGGTTTATCCTGCCCAGTTGTCTAATTAAATGGGGAATTTCATTTCGTTGAAATTGGGGAATTTTAAGGTTCTTACGTTCTTTTGGTGAAAAGTCGAGATAATTGAGAATGAGAAGCTAAAAAATTCTAATTTGCACACTAATTTTCTCAATTAGTTCCTCCCTATCACCAAGATTGCTAAGAGCCAATTTTAAATCGTTGTTGACAATCTAAAGGGTATCAGTGTTTAAATATAAAAAATTGGTGGCAATACAATGAATTTTGCCACCATTGAATACTCTTATTTATTGTTGATTTAAGACTCCTCAAACCCATAATCCTTAAATTTTAATGCTCTACAATTTTCAATTATAGTTCTAATTGTTCCTTCTGGAACTCCATCCTTGATTTCAGCTTGTATTTCAAGTGTTACTTCAACATTTGCATTTTGTAATACTGTCAGATGCTGAACAATCTCTTCTGCAATTCTTCCTGCATCTCTTCCTATTCTATTACTGTCCAATTTTACGACTCCATAAAACCGACGTGGAAGGGTATTATTCGGTTTTGTCTCCTCCATCGAAGTAGCTGAAATGCCTGGATTATTATTAGATTTACAAAATCCTCAACTCTTCAATAATATGTGAATGCCTACCTATTTGATTGGTTGAATTATTCAAAATTGATGCAGTTTGAGTTTGCTTTGATTTTTCAATATATTCCTTTGCTACATCAGGTTTAACTAAAAATCCATTATGATTTACAGAATGAACTTTATTAGAATCTCCGAAAACTAAACCTAAATATTTATCATCACTCACAGCACTTGCATATGCAAAAAATTCTTGGAAATTTAGCCCTTCTTTAATTGTCTCTAACAGCACATCAATGTTTTTTAATCTTGATAAATAAGTGTAGCTACTTAGATATTCCCATAATTGTTTGATAGAAATATATTCACTGTTTTTCCATAACCATCTATCTAATTCCATTCGAAGTAATGCAGCTGACCATTTTGTAATAAGTTGTTCCGACGATTTCATTCTCTTAGATGCTTTTATTATATGACTTTCCGTTCCACCACTAATCTGTGATACTTCCCATTCTATTTCACCTATATCACTGCTAATCGGAACTAAAAGCCAACAGTACGCTTCTTTCAATCGAAGCTCTACAGTTTCTTCACTCCTTTTGAGATTCTCTTTAGCTTGTCTTTGCTGATTTGCATCTAAGTTTAAACCTTCTGCATCGTCAACTACTGATTTCCAAGCAAGGAACTTCCTAACTTCTCTCTTTAGCGTATTTATTAACTCACGATCCGGAGCCACAAACGCCAACATATTCCGATATATTCTAGGATTATTTCCTCGATTCATTAAAATTTCCAATGCCATTTCAATTGCTGAGCTAGCTTCTTTATTCGTTCTATGTGTATATTTAGGACCTAGAACAACCAGACGCACTTGCTGTTCATCTGGTACATCCAAAGATGAGCTTGGACAATTGTGAACCGCCGCAAATTCACCTCGTTCACGAATAGATTTTAAACGACGTTCAATTTCTGATTCAACTTCAGGATCGGTAATTTGCTGGCTTCTATCTTCAACTGTTCTACGGAGATTAGGCGGTAAGTCATACCAATAACGTTGATTGCTTACATACAAATGGGCTAGCTTATCTACTAAACGACCTAATGCGTCATTAAATACTGCTACTGACTCCCCAGGTTGAACTACTCCAAGGCGTATCCTTACATCCTCGATCCCTCTAATCCTTTGTTCTCTAACTGAAGGAGCACTCCCAAGAAAAATTGCTCTTGCTACTCTTCTTGCAGCCATAAGTTGTCCAAATCGAGGATTATCATTATCAATACGGTAAGGCAGGGACCTAGGGCCATCTACATCATTTTCCACTACTGTATTCCACCCATCAGGTAAATATCGAGTAACCTCTTCTCTCACCTTAACTGTATCAAACGGAATACTTCCAGGCATAATAAGCAGACTCGCATCCTGTCTAATCCATAAATCGTGAATTACCGTCGCCATTAAACGAAGAACTCCACGAGTCTTCTGAAATCTCTCTAATGTAGCCCAATCATTATATAATCGATCAAAAACTTCCGGATGTATAGGATAACAGGATCTTAATCTCTCTAAATAGGCAAGTTCTTTACATTCAATAGGATAATCCTGCCCACCTTCTCTATACATTTCACTAAATGCACGACAAACCTCTTCTTGTGCAGCAACATCTTTTACAGGCAAGAATAAACGTCTTCTAACTATTTCAAATCCTTCCTCTGCACTAACAGGTTTCCATATTGCCTCCATTCGACCAAACGTATGCTCAATAAACTCTAACGTTAACTTTCCTGCTTCACCACCTATCTCAATATCTGATTCTGGAATAGATGCAATGACTAGACAATTTTTACTTGCACGAGCCGCTTCAGTCAATTCCTGAATAAAGCTAAGAACAGATTCAAAGCTTCCTGCCGGTAAACCAGAAACACCATATATTTTTCGAGCATAGGCAACGATTTCATCAATTAAAATTAGACATGGACCACATTCATTAAAAAGCTCAGTAAGCGTTTCCGAACCAGGCGAAACAGATAATTTATCTGCTTCTCGAATAATATCATATAACTCAGGTCTTCCTGCCTGTTCAGCTAATTGAGCGGTCATCTCTCCCCATAAAGTTCTAATTGTAATTCCAGGAAAATTAGGCGGGCGTTTAATTTTTGAAGGATTTAATGCTGTTCCTACTAATACCGCAACATTGACCTCTGGGCATTTATCTACTCCCGCTTCTTGTAATATAGAGTTAATCTCTTTAATTTTCTCCAAAGCTGCGGCTTTACCTTTTTTCTTTCGTAATAAATGGTAGAGAGCTAGCATAGTGTGTGTTTTTCCGCCACCAAAGGCTGTTTTTAGTTGTACAACTGGCTCTCCGCCAATTCCCGAAACTCTCCGTATTGCTTGCACTAACAAACTACGCATACCTTCTGTAATATATGTACGCCCAAAGAATTCAACAGGGTCTTGATATTCTATTTCTGCCGTTCCTCTTACTACTTGAGCTAAATCAGCGGCAAACTCAGCTTGTGTATATCTACCTTGAGCTACATCTGGATGTGGTTCAATTACAAACCTCCATGGTAATAACCCTTTTCTTGGTGACTGACTTAGAACATTTAGCGTTGATCCTTTTTCTTCATAAACTGAGGTAGAAGCACCTGTAGTCCCGTAACGAACCCGTCTGGCTAACTCTCGAATGGCTTCTGTATTTTCGGAATCAATTTGTTCTAAAAGTCTTGCCATAGTATCTAGTGCTCGCCACGCATCCTCGTCTGATATATCTCCTGGTCCTTTATGTGCCCATTTATTACGAGTCGCAATCAGCTCTTTAATCCAATTAAGATGATCTCGACTTAGTTTTTTCTTAAATATATTTCCCCAATGTATATCCATTAGAATTAGGCATCTTGCAGCATCTAAAGAGTCTACTAAAGTTGAAAAATCCCCATCATCAGGTA is part of the [Flavobacterium] thermophilum genome and harbors:
- a CDS encoding Protein of uncharacterised function (DUF499); this translates as MLDNYQLVTKGFQLLTEILAPYVCQQLQAEYRSNWWYEGVIQKLHDVQKRDLPDDGDFSTLVDSLDAARCLILMDIHWGNIFKKKLSRDHLNWIKELIATRNKWAHKGPGDISDEDAWRALDTMARLLEQIDSENTEAIRELARRVRYGTTGASTSVYEEKGSTLNVLSQSPRKGLLPWRFVIEPHPDVAQGRYTQAEFAADLAQVVRGTAEIEYQDPVEFFGRTYITEGMRSLLVQAIRRVSGIGGEPVVQLKTAFGGGKTHTMLALYHLLRKKKGKAAALEKIKEINSILQEAGVDKCPEVNVAVLVGTALNPSKIKRPPNFPGITIRTLWGEMTAQLAEQAGRPELYDIIREADKLSVSPGSETLTELFNECGPCLILIDEIVAYARKIYGVSGLPAGSFESVLSFIQELTEAARASKNCLVIASIPESDIEIGGEAGKLTLEFIEHTFGRMEAIWKPVSAEEGFEIVRRRLFLPVKDVAAQEEVCRAFSEMYREGGQDYPIECKELAYLERLRSCYPIHPEVFDRLYNDWATLERFQKTRGVLRLMATVIHDLWIRQDASLLIMPGSIPFDTVKVREEVTRYLPDGWNTVVENDVDGPRSLPYRIDNDNPRFGQLMAARRVARAIFLGSAPSVREQRIRGIEDVRIRLGVVQPGESVAVFNDALGRLVDKLAHLYVSNQRYWYDLPPNLRRTVEDRSQQITDPEVESEIERRLKSIRERGEFAAVHNCPSSSLDVPDEQQVRLVVLGPKYTHRTNKEASSAIEMALEILMNRGNNPRIYRNMLAFVAPDRELINTLKREVRKFLAWKSVVDDAEGLNLDANQQRQAKENLKRSEETVELRLKEAYCWLLVPISSDIGEIEWEVSQISGGTESHIIKASKRMKSSEQLITKWSAALLRMELDRWLWKNSEYISIKQLWEYLSSYTYLSRLKNIDVLLETIKEGLNFQEFFAYASAVSDDKYLGLVFGDSNKVHSVNHNGFLVKPDVAKEYIEKSKQTQTASILNNSTNQIGRHSHIIEELRIL